In Enterobacter cloacae, the following are encoded in one genomic region:
- the cps1A gene encoding polysaccharide biosynthesis protein, with product MNLNVTNKLIKKTRRWHKKTGFSLFQRAASHFEQKKKETIFSVIDDLKVQPDAADAAEPAQSRIIWICWFQGLDSAPGLVKRCIASVQRNAPEAQVIILTDENIPDYLTLPEHIKTKYQAGLISKAQYSDIVRCSLLYQYGGIWMDATVFMTKPVPESFYENAFSSLRFDSPENALSQGYWTAYFLAARKGNSLVKLVRDILYRYWQHHNSLIEYFLIDYSFLYARERYPQLRQVMDRQPVTGNNRFLIRQYISAKPDRAAMVVLNNDPVGIYKLSHKEQYRTSDNGQPTVYSQILDGSFHPE from the coding sequence ATGAATCTCAATGTAACGAATAAGCTCATCAAGAAAACCCGTCGCTGGCACAAAAAAACGGGTTTTTCTCTTTTTCAGCGTGCGGCCAGCCATTTTGAGCAGAAGAAAAAAGAGACGATTTTTAGCGTTATTGACGATCTGAAGGTCCAGCCTGATGCTGCAGACGCAGCGGAACCGGCGCAATCGCGTATTATCTGGATCTGTTGGTTCCAGGGGCTTGATAGCGCACCCGGGCTGGTGAAGCGTTGCATTGCTTCCGTGCAGCGTAATGCGCCAGAAGCGCAGGTCATTATCCTGACGGATGAGAACATCCCTGACTATCTCACCCTCCCGGAACATATCAAAACCAAATACCAGGCCGGGCTTATCAGTAAGGCGCAATATTCCGATATTGTTCGTTGTTCATTACTGTATCAGTACGGGGGGATCTGGATGGATGCCACCGTATTTATGACGAAGCCGGTACCGGAGTCGTTCTATGAAAATGCCTTCTCATCACTGCGTTTTGATTCACCTGAAAATGCGCTGAGTCAGGGTTACTGGACGGCCTATTTTCTTGCTGCCCGGAAGGGGAATTCGCTGGTGAAGCTGGTTCGGGATATCCTGTATCGCTACTGGCAGCACCACAATTCTCTGATTGAATACTTCCTCATTGATTACAGCTTCTTGTATGCACGTGAGAGGTATCCGCAGCTTCGCCAGGTGATGGATCGACAGCCGGTCACCGGGAATAACCGCTTTTTGATCCGCCAGTACATCTCGGCTAAACCCGACAGGGCGGCAATGGTGGTGCTGAATAATGATCCTGTAGGCATTTATAAGCTTTCGCACAAAGAACAATACCGCACTTCGGACAACGGTCAGCCAACGGTTTATAGCCAGATCCTGGACGGTTCCTTCCATCCTGAGTGA
- the waaL gene encoding ligase, whose translation MISVKRDKVQFALLQLLFGLCVIAFGCVVVSPNLSAKILGVAGITALVIFLLDLRNFKKNDAFWLCLVLLVIGICDLVWYRMYKVDNSTAINSYRAYLEVGKILLFGAFSIFVFVNRHQIKIGNNTIHMLLAIALQIMIVIYAGYQYLFLKDARVALSLAGGADATGAAYTIAFISFYTILVLQHSSSRWKEFFILGHFFVTFLVLVATETRAAILTYPIIFFGLLVVKLYKEKHIPWKGVAVFLIALLAGAFMMKNSLQQRYNDLNSDIVAYDKNNSVTSVGARFAMWKTGLAAAKDNYLWQSTDERNAKIVAEVKRDPSLSGALDHMQGHLHNEVVETLSLKGPSGLILYILFVISLGWYALRKQKSIILFAFLVSIIMFGLSGVMLYSKTTPVAWMLTLIMSIVFLEQNKHRTVIK comes from the coding sequence ATGATTAGTGTAAAACGAGATAAGGTCCAGTTTGCGTTATTGCAATTACTCTTTGGACTGTGCGTGATAGCTTTCGGCTGTGTTGTCGTTTCTCCCAATCTTTCTGCCAAAATTTTGGGTGTGGCAGGTATTACTGCGCTAGTGATTTTCCTGCTGGATCTCAGGAACTTCAAAAAGAATGATGCATTTTGGCTCTGTCTTGTGCTGCTGGTCATCGGCATCTGCGATCTGGTGTGGTATCGGATGTATAAGGTGGATAACAGCACGGCGATAAACTCATATCGGGCATACCTTGAAGTGGGGAAAATATTGCTGTTTGGTGCGTTCTCTATCTTCGTCTTTGTGAACAGACATCAGATAAAAATAGGCAACAATACAATTCATATGTTGCTGGCCATTGCCTTACAGATAATGATTGTTATCTATGCAGGTTATCAGTACCTCTTCCTTAAAGACGCAAGGGTGGCGCTGTCTCTGGCTGGAGGGGCTGATGCGACAGGGGCCGCCTATACAATTGCTTTCATCTCCTTCTATACCATACTGGTTCTGCAGCACAGCTCATCCAGATGGAAAGAGTTTTTCATCCTGGGCCATTTTTTCGTGACCTTCCTGGTGTTAGTCGCGACAGAAACACGGGCCGCTATTTTGACCTATCCCATTATTTTCTTTGGTCTGCTGGTGGTTAAACTCTATAAGGAAAAGCATATTCCCTGGAAAGGTGTCGCTGTTTTTCTGATCGCATTACTGGCGGGTGCGTTTATGATGAAAAATAGTTTGCAACAACGATATAACGACCTCAACAGCGATATCGTGGCCTATGATAAGAACAACAGCGTAACGTCTGTAGGGGCGCGTTTTGCCATGTGGAAAACAGGGCTTGCAGCTGCTAAAGATAACTACCTGTGGCAGTCAACTGATGAACGTAATGCAAAAATAGTGGCTGAAGTAAAACGTGATCCGAGTCTGAGTGGTGCGCTGGATCATATGCAAGGCCATCTACATAATGAAGTGGTAGAAACACTGTCCTTAAAAGGCCCGTCAGGATTAATTCTGTATATTCTGTTTGTGATATCACTTGGCTGGTATGCATTGCGGAAACAAAAAAGCATTATTCTTTTCGCGTTCCTGGTCTCGATAATTATGTTCGGGCTGAGCGGTGTGATGCTTTATTCAAAAACAACACCTGTTGCCTGGATGCTTACACTGATAATGTCGATTGTTTTCCTGGAACAGAACAAACACCGCACGGTCATTAAGTAA
- a CDS encoding rhodanese-like domain-containing protein, producing the protein MQEIMQFVSRHPVLSIAWIGLLAAVLFTTFKGLTSKIKVITRGEATRLINKEEAVIVDLRQRDDFRKGHIAGAINLLPAEIKANNIGELDKHKAQPIIVVDGTGMQAQESASALHKAGFENVSVLKEGISGWSGENLPLVRGK; encoded by the coding sequence ATGCAAGAAATTATGCAATTTGTTAGCCGCCACCCGGTTCTGAGCATCGCGTGGATTGGCCTGCTGGCCGCTGTCCTGTTCACCACCTTTAAGGGGCTGACGTCTAAAATTAAGGTGATCACCCGTGGTGAAGCGACGCGTCTGATCAACAAAGAAGAGGCGGTGATTGTCGATCTGCGTCAGCGTGACGATTTCCGCAAAGGTCACATTGCAGGTGCTATCAACCTGCTGCCTGCTGAAATCAAAGCGAACAACATCGGTGAGCTGGATAAGCATAAAGCCCAGCCAATTATCGTTGTGGACGGTACCGGCATGCAGGCGCAGGAATCTGCCAGCGCGCTCCATAAAGCAGGCTTCGAAAACGTCTCTGTACTGAAAGAAGGAATTTCCGGCTGGAGCGGGGAAAACCTTCCTCTGGTTCGCGGTAAATAA
- the gpmI gene encoding 2,3-bisphosphoglycerate-independent phosphoglycerate mutase, with protein MSVSKKPMVLVILDGYGYREDQQDNAIFNAKTPVMDALWAKRPHTLIDASGLEVGLPDRQMGNSEVGHVNLGAGRIVYQDLTRLDVEIKERAFFANPVLSGAVDKAVTAGKAVHIMGLLSAGGVHSHEDHIMAMVELAAERGAEKIYLHAFLDGRDTPPRSAEGSLKAFEDKFAALGKGRVASIIGRYYAMDRDNRWDRVEQAYDLMTLAKGEFQFATAVAGLEAAYARDENDEFVKATVIRAEGQADAAMEDGDALIFMNFRADRAREITRAFVNSDFDGFTRKKVVKLDFIQLTEYAADIKAPCAYPPASLANTFGEWMAKNDKTQLRISETEKYAHVTFFFNGGVEEPFKGEDRILINSPKVATYDLQPEMSSAELTEKLVAAIESGKYDTIICNYPNGDMVGHTGVMEAAVKAVEALDHCVEQVAKAVESVGGQLLITADHGNAEQMRDPATGQAHTAHTNLPVPLIYVGDKALKAVEGGKLSDIAPTMLTLMGMEIPEEMTGKPLFIVK; from the coding sequence ATGTCGGTTTCTAAAAAACCTATGGTACTGGTGATTCTGGATGGCTATGGCTACCGCGAAGATCAGCAGGATAACGCCATTTTCAACGCCAAAACCCCGGTCATGGATGCACTGTGGGCAAAACGTCCCCATACCCTGATTGATGCGTCGGGCCTGGAAGTGGGTCTGCCGGATCGCCAGATGGGTAACTCCGAAGTCGGTCACGTTAACCTGGGCGCAGGTCGTATCGTCTATCAGGATCTGACCCGTCTGGACGTTGAAATCAAAGAACGAGCGTTCTTCGCCAACCCGGTGCTGTCTGGTGCAGTGGATAAAGCCGTTACTGCGGGTAAAGCTGTACACATCATGGGCTTGCTCTCCGCTGGCGGCGTTCACAGCCACGAAGATCACATCATGGCAATGGTTGAGCTGGCAGCAGAACGCGGTGCTGAAAAAATCTATTTGCATGCATTCCTGGATGGCCGCGATACGCCACCACGTAGCGCAGAAGGTTCACTGAAAGCCTTCGAAGATAAGTTTGCTGCACTGGGTAAAGGCCGTGTGGCGTCCATCATTGGCCGCTACTACGCAATGGATCGCGACAACCGCTGGGATCGCGTTGAACAGGCCTATGACCTGATGACGCTGGCAAAAGGTGAATTCCAGTTTGCGACTGCCGTTGCAGGTCTGGAAGCGGCTTACGCACGTGATGAAAACGACGAATTCGTGAAAGCGACCGTTATTCGTGCTGAAGGTCAGGCCGATGCCGCAATGGAAGATGGCGATGCGCTGATCTTCATGAACTTCCGTGCTGACCGCGCGCGTGAAATCACCCGCGCATTCGTAAATAGCGATTTCGACGGTTTCACCCGTAAAAAAGTGGTGAAACTCGACTTCATCCAGCTGACTGAATACGCAGCAGACATTAAAGCTCCGTGCGCTTACCCACCCGCGTCGCTGGCAAACACCTTCGGCGAATGGATGGCGAAGAACGATAAAACGCAGCTGCGTATTTCCGAAACCGAGAAATACGCGCACGTCACCTTCTTCTTTAACGGCGGTGTAGAAGAGCCGTTCAAAGGCGAAGATCGCATTCTGATTAACTCTCCAAAAGTGGCGACCTACGATCTGCAGCCAGAAATGAGCTCTGCCGAGCTGACCGAAAAACTGGTGGCGGCAATCGAAAGCGGCAAGTATGACACCATCATCTGTAACTATCCGAATGGCGATATGGTTGGTCATACCGGCGTGATGGAAGCCGCAGTTAAAGCCGTTGAAGCGCTGGATCACTGTGTTGAGCAGGTAGCAAAAGCGGTTGAATCCGTTGGCGGCCAGCTGCTGATCACCGCTGACCACGGTAACGCCGAACAGATGCGCGACCCGGCAACCGGTCAGGCACACACTGCCCATACCAACCTGCCTGTTCCGCTGATTTATGTGGGTGATAAAGCCCTGAAAGCGGTGGAAGGCGGCAAGCTTTCCGACATCGCGCCAACTATGTTGACGCTGATGGGTATGGAAATCCCTGAAGAGATGACTGGCAAGCCGCTGTTCATCGTGAAATAA
- the tdh gene encoding L-threonine 3-dehydrogenase, translating to MKALSKLKAEEGIWMTDVPEPEVGHNDLLIKIRKTAICGTDVHIYNWDQWSQKTIPVPMVVGHEYVGEVVGIGQEVKGFKIGDRVSGEGHITCGHCRNCRGGRTHLCRNTIGVGVNRPGCFAEYLVIPAFNAFKIPDNISDDLASIFDPFGNAVHTALSFDLVGEDVLVSGAGPIGIMAAAVAKHVGARNVVITDVNEYRLSLARKMGVTRAVDVSRESLSDVMEELGMTEGFDVGLEMSGAPPAFRTMLDTMNHGGRIAMLGIPPSDMSIDWNKVIFKGLFIKGIYGREMFETWYKMAALIQSGLDLSPIITHRFSIDEFQKGFDAMRSGQSGKVILNWD from the coding sequence ATGAAAGCGTTATCCAAACTGAAAGCGGAAGAAGGGATTTGGATGACCGACGTGCCGGAGCCGGAAGTCGGTCATAACGATCTGCTGATCAAAATTCGCAAAACCGCCATTTGCGGCACTGACGTTCATATCTACAACTGGGATCAGTGGTCACAGAAAACCATTCCGGTACCCATGGTGGTTGGTCACGAATATGTCGGCGAAGTGGTCGGTATTGGCCAGGAAGTGAAAGGTTTTAAAATTGGCGACCGCGTCTCCGGTGAAGGCCATATTACCTGCGGCCACTGCCGTAACTGCCGTGGCGGACGCACGCACCTGTGCCGTAACACCATCGGCGTGGGCGTCAACCGTCCTGGCTGCTTCGCGGAATATCTGGTGATCCCGGCATTCAACGCGTTCAAAATCCCGGACAACATTTCTGACGATCTGGCGTCCATCTTTGACCCGTTTGGTAACGCGGTACACACGGCTCTCTCCTTCGATCTGGTCGGCGAAGACGTGCTGGTTTCCGGCGCAGGCCCAATTGGTATTATGGCAGCAGCGGTCGCGAAGCACGTGGGCGCGCGTAATGTTGTGATTACTGATGTGAATGAATACCGTCTGTCCCTGGCGCGCAAAATGGGCGTAACCCGCGCGGTCGATGTTTCCAGAGAAAGCCTGAGCGATGTAATGGAAGAGTTGGGCATGACCGAAGGTTTTGACGTTGGTCTGGAGATGTCCGGTGCGCCACCGGCGTTCCGCACCATGCTCGATACCATGAACCACGGTGGCCGTATTGCGATGCTGGGTATCCCACCGTCAGATATGTCCATCGACTGGAATAAAGTCATCTTTAAGGGGCTGTTCATCAAAGGTATCTATGGCCGTGAGATGTTCGAAACCTGGTACAAGATGGCCGCGCTGATCCAGTCCGGCCTGGATCTGTCGCCGATTATTACTCATCGTTTCTCCATCGATGAGTTCCAGAAAGGCTTTGACGCGATGCGTTCCGGTCAGTCCGGGAAAGTTATCCTGAACTGGGATTAA
- the yhbX gene encoding alkaline phosphatase I yields MSTLFSQKLVDTPSRLAAFFTVVISLLIIIGVNIINAKYNAVINRTLVFLLILLTLKCLNNKLIRNILAAVLLIPIAADITLQLYAWNNFDSAFSYGFALSVLNTTPGEASSMLGLYWRDCLTFVALSALFIYTANTGMWPVAPRFRRWPAIALAVTLLAFYGQALQHQLRKSSVESLAQRVVQATPVSTAKVFMQAIEDNAVVANIGNNIPDYKLTLSDTGIDNYVLIIGESERTANMGIYGYQRDTTPELVKYQSQLLLFRNAVTPAPVTIMAVPLAMTADTVGARDPRNYGDNVINIANKAGYDTYWFSRQGKGGAHNNVITGIAMNTKQHEWVEGGYDEDLLPLLGDALKKPGKKIIVLHLNGSHEPACRRFPANQAVLTGGSEADDCYDNSVRYTDTVMGKVFNMLESSRSSVMYFSDHGLIRDPQRAVVYSHGNVNPPREALHIPVFIWYGHQVDSAHKYTGDYNTVWSADDVNTLAELWLGIHRQGEPVHTVQSWLAGYDKNVSVLDTTGKSYEWRNIR; encoded by the coding sequence ATGTCCACACTGTTTTCGCAAAAGTTGGTTGATACCCCTTCAAGGCTTGCCGCTTTTTTTACTGTGGTAATTTCCCTGCTAATAATCATTGGTGTTAATATTATTAACGCCAAATATAATGCGGTGATTAACCGAACGCTGGTATTTCTGCTGATATTACTGACGCTCAAATGTCTTAATAACAAATTAATCAGAAATATACTGGCGGCTGTTTTACTCATTCCGATCGCAGCGGATATTACGCTGCAGTTATATGCATGGAATAATTTCGACTCAGCGTTTAGTTATGGATTTGCGTTAAGTGTGCTCAATACCACGCCGGGTGAAGCCAGTTCGATGCTCGGGTTGTACTGGCGTGACTGCCTGACGTTTGTCGCGCTGTCCGCGCTGTTTATTTATACCGCGAATACAGGAATGTGGCCTGTTGCACCCCGTTTTCGTCGCTGGCCTGCTATTGCGCTGGCCGTGACGTTGCTTGCTTTTTATGGCCAGGCGCTGCAGCACCAACTCAGGAAAAGCAGCGTTGAGAGCCTGGCGCAGCGTGTGGTTCAGGCGACGCCTGTCAGCACGGCAAAAGTCTTTATGCAGGCGATTGAAGATAACGCGGTGGTGGCCAATATCGGCAACAATATTCCTGATTACAAACTCACCCTGTCGGATACCGGTATCGACAACTATGTGCTGATCATCGGTGAGTCCGAGCGTACGGCAAATATGGGTATCTATGGTTATCAACGCGATACCACACCTGAGTTGGTGAAATACCAGTCGCAGCTTTTACTGTTCCGCAATGCCGTAACGCCTGCCCCTGTCACGATCATGGCGGTGCCATTAGCCATGACGGCGGATACGGTAGGTGCGCGCGATCCCCGTAATTATGGCGATAACGTCATTAATATCGCCAATAAAGCAGGGTATGACACCTACTGGTTTAGCCGTCAGGGCAAAGGCGGTGCGCATAATAACGTTATCACCGGTATTGCCATGAATACCAAACAGCATGAGTGGGTGGAAGGGGGATACGATGAAGACCTGCTGCCCTTGCTGGGCGATGCACTGAAGAAACCGGGCAAAAAAATCATCGTATTGCATTTAAATGGTAGCCATGAACCGGCCTGCCGACGTTTCCCGGCTAATCAGGCGGTGTTAACCGGAGGGAGCGAGGCTGATGATTGCTATGACAACTCCGTGCGGTACACAGATACGGTGATGGGCAAAGTGTTTAACATGCTGGAAAGCTCACGTTCATCGGTAATGTATTTCTCCGATCATGGCCTGATTCGCGACCCGCAGCGTGCAGTGGTTTACTCCCACGGGAATGTCAATCCGCCGAGAGAGGCTCTGCATATTCCCGTGTTTATCTGGTATGGGCATCAGGTTGATTCTGCTCATAAATATACCGGAGACTACAATACCGTCTGGTCGGCTGATGATGTTAATACCCTCGCGGAACTGTGGCTTGGGATCCATCGCCAGGGAGAGCCTGTTCACACTGTACAGTCCTGGCTTGCCGGTTATGATAAAAATGTGTCCGTGCTGGACACGACAGGTAAGTCCTATGAGTGGCGCAATATTCGTTAA
- the hldD gene encoding ADP-L-glycero-D-manno-heptose-6-epimerase, whose protein sequence is MIIVTGGAGFIGSNIVKALNDKGITDILVVDNLKDGTKFVNLVDLNIADYMDKEDFLIQIMAGEEFGEIEAIFHEGACSSTTEWDGKYMMDNNYQYSKEILHYCLEREIPFLYASSAATYGGRTSDFIESREYEQPLNVYGYSKFLFDEYVRQVLPEANSQIVGFRYFNVYGPREGHKGSMASVAFHLNTQLNNGESPKLFEGSDSFKRDFVYVGDVAAVNLWFWENGVSGIFNLGTGRAESFQAVADATLAYHKKGSIEYIPFPDKLKGRYQAFTQADLTNLRAAGYDKPFKTVAEGVTEYMAWLNRNA, encoded by the coding sequence ATGATTATCGTTACCGGCGGCGCGGGCTTTATCGGCAGCAATATTGTTAAGGCTCTCAATGACAAAGGCATCACCGACATCCTGGTGGTGGACAACCTGAAAGACGGCACCAAATTTGTAAACCTGGTGGATCTGAACATTGCTGACTACATGGATAAAGAAGACTTCCTTATCCAGATTATGGCAGGTGAAGAGTTCGGCGAGATCGAAGCTATCTTCCATGAAGGTGCATGCTCTTCCACCACCGAGTGGGATGGCAAGTACATGATGGACAACAACTATCAGTACTCCAAAGAGATCCTGCACTACTGCCTGGAGCGTGAAATTCCGTTCCTGTACGCCTCTTCTGCGGCAACTTATGGCGGTCGTACCTCTGACTTCATCGAATCCCGCGAATATGAACAACCGCTGAACGTCTACGGTTACTCTAAATTCCTGTTCGACGAGTACGTGCGTCAGGTGCTGCCAGAAGCGAACTCCCAGATTGTCGGCTTCCGTTACTTCAACGTTTACGGGCCGCGTGAAGGTCACAAAGGCAGCATGGCAAGCGTGGCATTCCACCTGAACACCCAGCTGAATAATGGCGAAAGTCCGAAACTGTTCGAAGGCAGCGACAGCTTTAAGCGTGACTTCGTCTACGTCGGTGACGTTGCCGCCGTGAACCTGTGGTTCTGGGAAAACGGCGTCTCCGGCATCTTCAACCTGGGCACAGGCCGCGCGGAATCCTTCCAGGCGGTGGCTGACGCAACGCTGGCATACCACAAGAAAGGCAGCATTGAGTACATTCCATTCCCGGATAAACTGAAAGGCCGCTACCAGGCATTCACGCAGGCCGATCTGACCAACCTGCGTGCTGCGGGCTACGACAAGCCGTTCAAGACCGTTGCCGAAGGCGTAACGGAATATATGGCCTGGCTGAACCGCAACGCGTAA
- a CDS encoding glutaredoxin 3: MANIEIYTKATCPFCHRAKALLNSKGVTFQELPIDGDATKREEMIQRSGRTTVPQIFIDAQHIGGCDDLYALDARGGLDPLLR, from the coding sequence ATGGCCAATATTGAGATCTACACCAAAGCGACCTGCCCGTTCTGCCACCGTGCGAAAGCGCTGCTGAACAGCAAAGGCGTAACGTTCCAGGAATTGCCGATCGATGGTGACGCAACAAAACGCGAAGAGATGATTCAACGTAGTGGTCGCACGACGGTTCCGCAGATTTTTATTGATGCGCAGCACATTGGCGGCTGTGATGACTTGTATGCGCTCGACGCGCGTGGTGGACTCGATCCCCTGCTGCGCTAA
- the kbl gene encoding 2-amino-3-ketobutyrate coenzyme A ligase, with the protein MRGDFYKQLNNDLDTARAEGLFKEERIITSAQQADITVADGSHVINFCANNYLGLANHPELIAAAKNGMDTHGFGMASVRFICGTQDSHKQLEKKLANFLGMEDAILYSSCFDANGGLFETLLGAEDAIISDALNHASIIDGVRLCKAKRFRYANNDMAELEARLKEAREAGARHVLIATDGVFSMDGVIANLKGVCDLADKYDALVMVDDSHAVGFVGENGRGSHEYCDVMGRVDIITGTLGKALGGASGGYTAARKEVVEWLRQRSRPYLFSNSLAPAIVSASIKVLEMVESGAELRDRLWSNARLFREKMSAAGFTLAGADHAIIPVMLGDAVVAQNFARELQKEGIYVTGFFFPVVPKGQARIRTQMSAAHSPEQIERAVEAFTRIGKQLGVIA; encoded by the coding sequence ATGCGTGGTGATTTTTACAAACAGTTAAACAACGACCTGGACACCGCACGTGCGGAAGGGTTGTTCAAGGAAGAGCGGATTATCACGTCTGCTCAGCAGGCGGACATCACTGTTGCCGATGGCAGCCATGTGATCAACTTTTGTGCGAACAACTACTTAGGTCTTGCGAATCACCCTGAGCTGATTGCCGCTGCAAAAAACGGTATGGACACCCACGGTTTTGGTATGGCCTCCGTGCGCTTTATTTGCGGTACGCAGGACAGCCACAAGCAGCTTGAGAAAAAGCTGGCGAATTTCTTAGGTATGGAAGATGCCATTCTGTACTCCTCCTGCTTCGACGCCAACGGCGGTCTGTTTGAGACCCTGCTCGGCGCAGAAGATGCGATTATCTCCGACGCTCTGAACCACGCCTCCATCATCGACGGCGTGCGTCTGTGTAAAGCGAAGCGCTTCCGCTATGCCAACAACGATATGGCTGAGCTGGAAGCACGTCTGAAAGAAGCGCGTGAAGCCGGTGCTCGTCATGTTCTGATTGCCACCGACGGCGTGTTCTCGATGGACGGCGTGATTGCCAACCTGAAAGGCGTATGCGATCTGGCCGATAAATACGATGCGCTGGTGATGGTCGATGATTCTCACGCTGTGGGCTTTGTTGGCGAAAATGGCCGTGGTTCCCACGAATACTGTGACGTGATGGGCCGTGTGGACATCATCACCGGTACGTTGGGCAAAGCGCTCGGCGGCGCGTCTGGTGGCTATACCGCCGCGCGCAAAGAGGTAGTTGAGTGGCTGCGCCAGCGCTCCCGTCCGTACCTGTTCTCCAACTCCCTGGCTCCGGCCATCGTTTCCGCCTCCATCAAAGTGCTGGAGATGGTGGAGTCAGGCGCTGAGCTGCGTGACCGTCTGTGGTCAAACGCGCGTCTGTTCCGTGAAAAAATGAGCGCCGCAGGTTTTACCCTGGCCGGTGCTGACCACGCGATCATTCCGGTGATGCTGGGCGATGCAGTGGTAGCGCAGAACTTTGCCCGCGAGCTGCAGAAAGAAGGGATTTACGTTACCGGGTTCTTCTTCCCGGTGGTACCAAAAGGTCAGGCGCGTATCCGCACCCAGATGTCTGCGGCGCATTCACCTGAACAAATTGAACGTGCGGTGGAAGCCTTTACCCGCATCGGCAAACAGCTGGGCGTAATTGCCTGA
- a CDS encoding murein hydrolase activator EnvC — protein MRGKAIFSITWAVKPLRLSVRPLLYASALSAGVLLCAASAHADDRDQLKSIQADIAAKERAVRQQQQQRSSLLAQLKQQEEAISAAARKLRETQNTLAQLNKQIDDMNASIAKLERQRDAQERNLAAQLDAAFRQGEHTGLQLILSGEESQRGQRLQAYFGYLNQARQETIAQLKQTREEVTTQKAELEEKQSQQQTLLYDQQAQQAKLEQARNERKKTLSGLESSIQEGQSQLSEMRANESRLRNSIARAEAAAKARAEKEARDAQAVRDKQQEASRKGTTYKPSESERSLMSRTGGLGSPNGQAFWPVRGSILHRYGEQLQGELRWKGIVIGASEGSEVKAIADGRVILADWLQGYGLVVVVEHGKGDMSLYGYNQSALVSVGTQVRAGQPIALVGSSGGQGRPSLYFEIRRQGQAVNPQPWLGR, from the coding sequence ATGAGGGGAAAGGCGATTTTTTCAATCACATGGGCCGTGAAGCCGCTTAGGTTATCAGTCAGGCCTTTGCTTTACGCCAGCGCACTCAGCGCTGGCGTATTGCTGTGCGCCGCATCCGCCCACGCGGACGATCGCGACCAGCTAAAATCCATTCAGGCCGATATCGCCGCCAAAGAGCGGGCGGTACGCCAGCAGCAGCAGCAGCGCTCCTCACTCCTTGCGCAGCTTAAGCAGCAGGAAGAGGCCATCTCCGCCGCCGCGCGTAAGCTCCGTGAAACGCAGAACACGCTCGCCCAGTTGAATAAACAGATCGACGATATGAACGCGTCGATTGCCAAACTGGAACGCCAGCGTGATGCGCAGGAACGCAATCTTGCCGCGCAGCTTGATGCCGCTTTCCGCCAGGGTGAACACACCGGTCTGCAGTTAATCCTGAGCGGCGAAGAGAGCCAGCGCGGCCAGCGTTTGCAGGCTTACTTTGGTTATCTGAACCAGGCGCGTCAGGAGACGATCGCGCAGCTGAAACAGACCCGCGAAGAAGTCACCACCCAAAAAGCCGAGCTGGAAGAGAAGCAGAGCCAGCAGCAGACGCTGCTCTACGATCAACAGGCGCAGCAGGCGAAGCTTGAGCAGGCACGTAACGAGCGTAAGAAAACGCTTTCCGGCCTGGAGTCCTCCATTCAGGAAGGCCAGAGCCAGTTAAGCGAAATGCGCGCCAACGAATCCAGGCTGCGCAACAGCATTGCGCGTGCGGAAGCGGCGGCCAAAGCGCGCGCCGAAAAAGAAGCCCGTGATGCACAGGCTGTTCGCGACAAACAGCAGGAAGCCTCCCGCAAAGGGACCACCTACAAACCAAGTGAAAGCGAACGTTCCCTGATGTCGCGTACCGGCGGCCTGGGCTCACCTAATGGTCAGGCTTTCTGGCCCGTTCGCGGTTCTATTCTGCATCGTTATGGCGAACAGCTGCAGGGTGAACTACGTTGGAAAGGGATAGTTATCGGTGCGTCTGAAGGTAGCGAAGTGAAAGCCATCGCCGATGGCCGCGTGATCCTGGCCGACTGGCTGCAGGGCTACGGGCTTGTGGTGGTGGTTGAGCACGGTAAAGGTGATATGAGTCTTTACGGTTACAACCAGAGTGCACTGGTCAGCGTGGGCACTCAGGTACGCGCCGGCCAACCCATCGCCCTTGTGGGCAGCAGTGGCGGTCAGGGCCGCCCGTCACTCTATTTCGAAATTCGTCGTCAGGGTCAGGCGGTCAATCCACAACCGTGGTTGGGAAGATAA